One window of Pseudomonas urmiensis genomic DNA carries:
- a CDS encoding penicillin-binding protein activator, whose amino-acid sequence MIACLRLLTALCLAALLAACASSPSSSLGELPRTPDASIEQLLDKAANSKSPEDAALLRLSAADLAYKQKDYPRAARILEQVPLDPLKPAQQVFASTLSAELAMSRNQPKAALTALAHPSLQRLGELPEEQQVRTYSVHAAALEADGQTLAAAQQRVALTPLLSGEAASANNDAIWALVAALPAEQLQPSTDQTLAGWTSLALAVKSAGTLEQQQAAIDTWRTQNPEHPAAKQLPTALVKLKELASQPLTKIALLLPQEGQLAGVARALRDGFMAAHFQAQQSGQVVPAVQVFDSSRISSLDDFYRQAQAAGVQLVIGPLEKPLVKKLAAYPQLPITTLALNYADAGQKAPPQLFQFGLAAEDEAREVSRRARADGMVRAVALVPSGEWGDRVLAAFRKDWEANGGTLLAAERIAQPIALAQQIAELFQLRQSEGRAKSLQSTVGGNIAAQPSRRQDIDFIFLASTPQQAQQIKPTLNFQYAGDVPVYATSNLYSASGDVNQYNDMTGIRFCETPWLLDSSNSLRQQVVQQWPQAAGSLGRLYAMGVDAYSLAPRLGQLKALPDNRVEGLSGSLSMNANQRIERQLPWAEFAGGQVKRLPDTPR is encoded by the coding sequence GGAGGACGCCGCCCTGCTGCGCCTGAGCGCCGCCGACCTTGCCTACAAGCAGAAGGACTACCCACGCGCCGCACGCATTCTCGAGCAGGTGCCACTGGATCCACTCAAGCCTGCCCAGCAAGTGTTCGCCAGCACTCTCAGCGCTGAGCTGGCCATGAGCCGTAACCAGCCCAAGGCCGCCCTGACCGCCCTCGCCCACCCGAGCCTGCAGCGCCTTGGCGAGCTGCCCGAAGAGCAACAGGTGCGCACCTATAGCGTGCACGCCGCGGCGCTCGAGGCCGATGGCCAGACCCTCGCCGCTGCCCAGCAGCGCGTAGCGCTGACGCCACTGCTCAGCGGTGAGGCCGCCAGCGCCAACAATGACGCGATCTGGGCACTGGTCGCCGCATTGCCGGCCGAGCAACTGCAACCGAGCACCGATCAAACCCTGGCCGGCTGGACCAGCCTGGCCCTGGCAGTGAAAAGCGCGGGCACCCTGGAGCAACAACAGGCCGCCATCGATACCTGGCGCACTCAGAACCCAGAGCACCCGGCGGCCAAGCAACTGCCGACCGCGCTGGTCAAGCTCAAGGAACTGGCCAGCCAGCCCCTGACCAAGATCGCCCTGCTGCTGCCTCAGGAAGGCCAACTGGCCGGTGTCGCCCGCGCCCTGCGCGATGGCTTCATGGCCGCCCACTTCCAGGCCCAGCAATCCGGTCAAGTGGTGCCAGCGGTGCAGGTCTTCGACAGCTCGCGCATCAGCTCGCTGGACGACTTCTACCGTCAGGCCCAGGCCGCTGGCGTGCAACTGGTCATCGGCCCGCTGGAGAAGCCGCTGGTGAAGAAGCTCGCCGCCTACCCGCAGCTGCCGATCACTACCCTGGCCCTGAACTACGCCGACGCCGGCCAGAAAGCCCCGCCACAACTGTTCCAGTTCGGCCTGGCTGCTGAAGACGAAGCCCGCGAAGTCTCGCGCCGCGCCCGTGCCGATGGCATGGTTCGCGCTGTCGCCCTGGTGCCTAGCGGCGAATGGGGCGACCGCGTACTGGCCGCCTTCCGCAAGGACTGGGAAGCCAATGGCGGCACCCTGCTGGCTGCCGAGCGCATCGCTCAACCGATCGCCCTGGCCCAACAGATTGCCGAGCTGTTCCAGCTGCGCCAGAGCGAAGGCCGCGCCAAGAGCCTGCAGAGCACTGTCGGTGGCAACATCGCCGCCCAACCGTCGCGCCGCCAGGACATCGACTTCATCTTCCTCGCCTCGACGCCGCAGCAGGCCCAGCAGATCAAGCCGACCCTGAACTTCCAGTACGCCGGGGACGTGCCAGTCTATGCCACGTCCAACCTGTACAGCGCCAGCGGTGACGTCAACCAGTACAACGACATGACCGGCATCCGCTTCTGCGAAACGCCCTGGCTGCTCGACAGCAGCAACAGCCTGCGCCAACAAGTGGTCCAGCAGTGGCCGCAAGCTGCCGGCAGCCTGGGTCGCCTGTATGCGATGGGCGTCGATGCCTACAGCCTGGCGCCACGCCTGGGCCAACTCAAGGCACTGCCGGACAACCGCGTCGAAGGCCTGTCGGGTAGCCTGAGCATGAATGCCAACCAGCGGATTGAACGTCAACTGCCGTGGGCAGAGTTTGCTGGCGGCCAGGTCAAGCGCCTGCCGGACACCCCGCGCTAA
- a CDS encoding YraN family protein has protein sequence MPDASPSRAGQAAEDQALEYLRGQGLQLVTRNWRCKGGELDLVMLDTDTVVFVEVRYRLHADFGGALGSIDGRKQKRLALAANLFLQKESRWANHPCRFDVVALQGSGHAGQPLQWLQNAFEC, from the coding sequence ATGCCCGACGCATCGCCCAGCCGCGCCGGCCAAGCCGCAGAGGACCAAGCCCTCGAGTACCTTCGAGGGCAAGGTTTGCAGCTAGTCACGCGCAACTGGCGATGCAAGGGTGGTGAGCTTGATCTGGTCATGCTCGACACCGATACAGTAGTATTCGTCGAAGTCCGCTACCGGCTGCACGCGGACTTCGGCGGCGCCCTCGGTAGCATCGACGGGCGCAAGCAGAAGCGACTGGCGCTAGCCGCCAACCTGTTCCTGCAGAAGGAGTCCCGCTGGGCCAATCATCCCTGCCGCTTCGATGTAGTCGCTCTGCAAGGCAGTGGCCACGCAGGCCAACCGCTGCAATGGCTGCAAAACGCCTTCGAATGCTGA
- a CDS encoding phosphoheptose isomerase has translation MDMQSRIRRLFQASIDTKQQAMDILAPHIEHASMVMVNALLNEGKMLACGNGGSAGDAQHFSSELLNRFERERPSLPAIALTTDSSTITSIANDYSYNEVFSKQIRALGQPGDVLLAISTSGNSANVIQAIQAAHDREMIVVAMTGRDGGGMASLLLPEDVEIRVPSTVTARIQEVHLLAIHCLCDLIDSQLFGSEE, from the coding sequence ATGGACATGCAATCCCGAATTCGCCGGCTGTTTCAGGCCAGCATCGACACCAAGCAACAGGCAATGGACATCCTGGCACCGCACATCGAACATGCCAGCATGGTCATGGTCAATGCACTGCTCAACGAGGGCAAGATGCTCGCCTGCGGCAACGGCGGCTCGGCCGGCGACGCCCAGCATTTCTCCTCCGAGCTGCTCAATCGCTTCGAGCGCGAACGCCCAAGCCTGCCGGCGATCGCCTTGACCACCGACAGCTCGACGATTACCTCGATCGCCAACGACTACAGCTACAACGAAGTCTTCTCCAAGCAGATCCGCGCCCTGGGTCAGCCCGGCGACGTACTGCTGGCGATTTCCACCAGCGGTAACTCGGCCAACGTGATACAAGCGATCCAGGCCGCACATGACCGCGAAATGATTGTCGTAGCAATGACCGGGCGCGACGGCGGTGGCATGGCCTCGCTACTGTTGCCCGAAGATGTAGAGATCCGCGTGCCTTCGACGGTCACCGCGCGGATCCAGGAAGTCCACCTGCTGGCGATCCACTGCCTGTGCGATCTGATCGACAGCCAACTGTTCGGGAGTGAAGAATGA
- a CDS encoding BON domain-containing protein: MIPKRFGLMALTLCLSISGCSSVLTSTRDNPIEDDRGTRTIGSKIDDSLIETKVSVNVAKANPDLDKGSHIVVSSYNGVVLLAGQTPRADLKSLAEQTAGQVQRVKKVHNELQVMQPSSILARNNDAWLTTKIKTSMLGDANVPGSRIKVITENGIVYLLGLVTQNEANAATNVVQGVSGVQKIVKLFEYID, from the coding sequence ATGATCCCCAAGCGTTTCGGCCTGATGGCCCTGACCCTGTGCCTGAGCATCTCCGGCTGCAGCTCGGTACTGACCTCGACCCGCGACAACCCCATCGAGGATGATCGCGGCACCCGTACCATCGGCAGCAAGATCGACGACTCGCTGATCGAGACCAAGGTCTCGGTCAACGTCGCCAAGGCCAACCCTGACCTGGACAAGGGTTCGCACATTGTCGTGAGCAGCTACAACGGCGTTGTACTACTGGCCGGCCAAACCCCACGCGCCGACCTCAAGAGCCTCGCCGAGCAGACCGCAGGCCAGGTGCAACGGGTCAAGAAGGTCCACAACGAGCTGCAGGTGATGCAGCCGTCGTCGATCCTGGCGCGCAACAACGATGCCTGGCTGACTACCAAGATCAAGACCTCGATGCTCGGTGACGCCAACGTCCCTGGCTCGCGGATCAAGGTGATCACTGAAAACGGTATCGTCTACCTGCTGGGCCTGGTCACCCAAAACGAAGCCAATGCCGCCACCAACGTGGTGCAGGGCGTCTCTGGCGTGCAGAAGATCGTCAAGCTGTTCGAATACATCGACTGA
- a CDS encoding YgdI/YgdR family lipoprotein: protein MNKYLLPALLIGACATLAGCSTPSLITLNDGREIQAVDQPHYDRNSGFYEFEQLDGKRTRINKDQVRTISDL, encoded by the coding sequence ATGAACAAGTACCTGCTGCCCGCCCTGCTGATCGGCGCCTGCGCCACCCTGGCCGGCTGCTCCACCCCGAGCCTGATCACCCTGAACGATGGTCGCGAGATCCAGGCCGTGGACCAACCGCACTACGACCGCAACTCCGGCTTCTACGAGTTCGAGCAACTGGACGGCAAGCGCACCCGCATCAACAAGGATCAGGTTCGCACCATCAGCGACCTCTGA
- a CDS encoding ClpXP protease specificity-enhancing factor → MNSSRPYLVRALYEWIVDNDCTPHMLVNAEYPAVQVPQGFASDGQIVLNISPSAVRSLHMDNEAVSFEGRFGGVAHSLYVPISAILGIYARENGQGMVFELEPPLSDDEDEFEDEGVEPDDDGPPEGGGQPPRPSGRPSLKVVK, encoded by the coding sequence ATGAACTCCAGTCGCCCCTATCTGGTTAGAGCACTGTACGAGTGGATCGTCGACAACGATTGCACGCCCCATATGCTGGTCAACGCCGAGTACCCAGCCGTCCAGGTGCCTCAGGGCTTCGCCAGTGATGGCCAGATAGTTTTGAATATTTCCCCCAGTGCAGTGCGTAGCCTGCACATGGACAACGAGGCGGTGAGCTTCGAAGGCCGCTTTGGTGGGGTTGCCCATTCGTTGTATGTGCCGATCAGCGCGATCCTGGGGATCTACGCCCGAGAGAATGGCCAGGGTATGGTCTTCGAGCTGGAGCCGCCGTTGAGCGATGATGAAGATGAGTTCGAAGACGAAGGCGTCGAGCCAGATGACGATGGTCCGCCAGAGGGTGGCGGGCAGCCGCCGCGTCCGAGTGGCCGGCCGAGTCTGAAGGTGGTCAAGTAA
- a CDS encoding glutathione S-transferase N-terminal domain-containing protein — translation MGVTNRLACYSDPTDHYSHRVRLVLAEKGISVQIIDVDPGRLPPKLVEVNPYASVPTLVDRDLALYESTVVMEYLDERYPHPPLMPVYPVGRGNSRLLMHRIQRDWCALADVLLDKRSAEAARTQARKELRESLTGVAPLFGEMACFMSEEQSLVDCCLLPILWRLPVMGIELPRQAKPLLDYMERQFAREPFQASLSAAEREMRKL, via the coding sequence ATGGGCGTAACCAACAGGTTAGCCTGCTATTCCGATCCCACTGATCACTACTCTCACCGGGTGCGCCTTGTGCTCGCCGAGAAGGGCATCAGTGTGCAGATCATCGACGTCGATCCTGGTCGTCTGCCACCCAAGCTGGTTGAAGTGAACCCCTATGCCAGCGTACCGACCTTGGTCGACCGCGATTTGGCGTTGTACGAATCGACCGTGGTCATGGAATACCTCGATGAGCGTTATCCGCATCCGCCGCTGATGCCGGTCTATCCGGTCGGGCGCGGCAACAGCCGCTTGCTCATGCATCGCATCCAGCGTGACTGGTGCGCACTGGCCGATGTGCTGCTCGACAAGCGTAGCGCCGAGGCTGCCCGCACCCAGGCGCGCAAAGAGCTGCGCGAGAGCCTGACGGGCGTTGCGCCGCTGTTCGGCGAGATGGCCTGCTTCATGAGCGAGGAGCAAAGCCTGGTCGATTGTTGTCTATTGCCCATACTCTGGCGCTTGCCGGTAATGGGTATCGAATTGCCGCGGCAAGCCAAGCCGCTGCTTGATTATATGGAGCGACAGTTTGCTCGTGAGCCTTTCCAGGCGAGCCTGTCTGCTGCTGAACGTGAAATGCGCAAGCTTTAA
- a CDS encoding cytochrome c1, protein MKKLIAVLFLAVMPALSFAAEHGLELDKVDIDLTDKAAMQDGARTFANYCMGCHSAKFQRYERVADDLDIPHELMLENLVFTGAKIGDHMKIGMQPDDAKTWFGAAPPDLTLVARVRGNDWLYSYLRSFYEDKSRPYGVNNKVFPNVGMPNVLVGLQGNQVIGCKQVQSVVDGKKQYDPLTGSPLTHEACDQLTIEPKSGTLTPEQFDEKVKNLVTFLAYSANPVKLESQRIGTYVLLYLAFFFVFAYLLKREYWKDVH, encoded by the coding sequence ATGAAAAAGCTTATTGCAGTATTGTTCCTGGCTGTGATGCCTGCCTTGTCCTTTGCCGCGGAACACGGCCTGGAGCTGGACAAGGTCGATATCGATCTGACCGACAAAGCCGCCATGCAAGATGGTGCGCGCACTTTCGCCAACTATTGCATGGGGTGCCACAGCGCCAAGTTCCAGCGTTACGAGCGGGTGGCCGATGATCTGGATATTCCGCATGAGCTGATGCTGGAGAACCTGGTGTTCACCGGGGCCAAGATCGGCGATCACATGAAGATCGGCATGCAGCCGGACGACGCCAAGACCTGGTTCGGCGCCGCGCCACCGGACCTGACCCTGGTCGCCCGGGTGCGTGGCAACGACTGGCTGTATTCTTACCTGCGCAGCTTCTACGAGGACAAGTCGCGGCCTTATGGGGTCAACAACAAGGTCTTCCCTAACGTCGGCATGCCTAACGTGCTGGTCGGCTTGCAGGGTAACCAGGTGATTGGCTGCAAGCAGGTGCAGAGTGTGGTCGATGGCAAGAAGCAGTACGACCCGCTGACGGGCAGCCCATTGACCCATGAAGCGTGTGACCAGCTGACCATCGAGCCGAAATCCGGTACCCTGACGCCCGAGCAGTTCGACGAGAAGGTCAAGAACCTGGTGACCTTCCTGGCCTATTCGGCCAACCCGGTCAAACTGGAGAGCCAGCGCATTGGTACCTATGTGTTGCTGTACCTGGCTTTCTTCTTCGTGTTCGCCTACTTGCTCAAGCGCGAATACTGGAAGGACGTGCACTGA
- a CDS encoding cytochrome b, translating to MSKFMDWIDARFPATKMWEDHLSKYYAPKNFNFLYFFGSLALLVLVNQIVTGVWLTMSFTPSAEEAFASVEYIMRDVEYGWILRYLHSTGASAFFIVVYLHMFRGLLYGSYQKPRELVWLFGMLIYLALMAEAFMGYLLPWGQMSYWGAQVIISLFGAIPLIGDDLTQWIRGDYLISGITLNRFFALHVIALPIVILGLVVLHILALHEVGSNNPDGVDIKKKKDENGIPLDGIPFHPYYTVKDIVGVVVFLFVFCAVVFFFPEMGGYFLEKPNFEQANAFKTPEHIAPVWYFTPFYAILRAVPDKLFGVIAMGAAIAVLFVLPWLDRSPVRSMRYKGWLSKIWLLVFCVSFVILGILGVLAPTPGRTLLSQVCTVLYFAYFLLMPFYTRLEKTKPVPERVTG from the coding sequence ATGAGCAAGTTCATGGACTGGATTGATGCTCGCTTCCCCGCCACCAAGATGTGGGAAGACCACCTGAGCAAGTATTACGCGCCCAAGAACTTCAACTTCCTGTACTTCTTCGGCTCCCTGGCGCTGCTGGTGCTGGTCAATCAGATCGTGACCGGTGTCTGGCTGACCATGAGTTTCACCCCCTCGGCGGAAGAGGCGTTCGCCTCGGTCGAGTACATCATGCGCGATGTCGAGTACGGCTGGATCCTGCGCTACCTGCACTCCACCGGCGCTTCGGCGTTCTTCATCGTGGTCTACCTGCACATGTTCCGCGGGCTGCTCTACGGCTCCTACCAGAAGCCACGTGAGCTGGTCTGGCTGTTTGGCATGCTGATCTACTTGGCACTGATGGCCGAGGCCTTCATGGGCTACCTGCTGCCGTGGGGGCAGATGTCCTACTGGGGCGCCCAGGTGATCATCTCGCTGTTCGGCGCGATTCCGCTGATCGGCGATGACCTGACCCAGTGGATCCGCGGTGACTACCTGATTTCCGGGATTACCCTGAACCGCTTCTTCGCCCTGCATGTGATCGCCTTGCCGATCGTGATCCTGGGCCTGGTGGTGCTGCACATCCTGGCGCTGCATGAAGTGGGTTCGAACAACCCCGATGGCGTCGACATCAAGAAGAAAAAAGACGAAAACGGCATTCCGCTGGACGGCATTCCGTTCCACCCGTACTACACCGTCAAGGACATTGTCGGCGTGGTGGTGTTCCTCTTCGTGTTCTGCGCCGTGGTGTTCTTCTTCCCGGAAATGGGCGGTTACTTCCTGGAAAAACCGAACTTCGAACAGGCCAACGCGTTCAAGACCCCCGAGCACATCGCTCCAGTCTGGTACTTCACGCCGTTCTACGCGATCTTGCGTGCGGTGCCTGACAAGCTGTTCGGCGTGATCGCCATGGGCGCCGCCATCGCTGTGCTGTTCGTGTTGCCCTGGCTCGACCGCAGTCCGGTGCGCTCGATGCGTTACAAGGGCTGGTTGAGCAAGATCTGGCTGCTGGTGTTCTGTGTGTCCTTCGTCATCCTTGGCATCCTCGGTGTGCTGGCGCCTACGCCGGGTCGGACCTTGCTCTCGCAGGTCTGCACCGTGCTGTATTTCGCTTACTTCCTGCTGATGCCGTTCTACACCAGGCTTGAGAAGACCAAACCGGTTCCGGAAAGGGTGACTGGCTGA
- the petA gene encoding ubiquinol-cytochrome c reductase iron-sulfur subunit, with protein MSNDGVNAGRRRFLVAATSVVGAAGAVGAAVPFVGSWFPSAKAKAAGAPVKVNIAKVEPGQQMVAEWRGQPVFIVRRTQEILGNLQKIAGELSDPESKASVQPTYVDPQVRSIKPEILILVGLCTHLGCSPTFRPEVAPADLGPKWVGGYFCPCHGSHYDLAGRVYKSQPAPLNLPVPPHSYETDDIIVIGVDQENA; from the coding sequence ATGAGTAATGACGGCGTCAACGCAGGCCGGCGCCGCTTCCTCGTAGCCGCCACGTCCGTGGTGGGTGCAGCGGGGGCTGTGGGGGCTGCGGTACCGTTCGTGGGGTCATGGTTTCCCAGTGCCAAGGCGAAAGCCGCAGGTGCACCGGTGAAGGTCAATATTGCCAAGGTTGAGCCGGGCCAGCAGATGGTTGCTGAGTGGCGCGGTCAGCCGGTATTCATCGTGCGGCGAACGCAGGAGATTCTGGGGAATCTGCAGAAAATCGCCGGCGAGCTATCCGATCCCGAATCGAAGGCGTCAGTGCAGCCGACCTATGTCGACCCGCAAGTGCGTTCGATCAAGCCAGAAATTCTCATCCTCGTGGGCCTGTGTACCCACCTGGGCTGCTCGCCGACCTTCCGCCCTGAAGTGGCACCGGCTGACCTCGGTCCGAAGTGGGTAGGTGGCTACTTCTGCCCTTGCCATGGCTCCCACTACGACCTCGCGGGTCGCGTCTATAAATCGCAGCCCGCGCCTCTCAACCTGCCAGTGCCTCCGCACTCATACGAGACGGACGACATCATCGTCATCGGCGTCGATCAGGAGAACGCATGA
- the rpsI gene encoding 30S ribosomal protein S9, with product MSATQNYGTGRRKTATARVFLRPGTGNISINNRPLDTFFGRETARMVVRQPLELTENVAKFDIYVTVSGGGVSGQAGAIRHGITRALMAYDETLRGALRRAGYVTRDAREVERKKVGLRKARKRPQYSKR from the coding sequence ATGTCGGCGACTCAAAATTACGGCACTGGCCGTCGCAAGACCGCAACCGCTCGCGTTTTCCTGCGTCCAGGTACCGGTAACATCTCCATCAACAACCGTCCTCTGGACACCTTCTTCGGTCGCGAAACCGCTCGCATGGTTGTTCGCCAGCCGCTGGAGCTGACCGAGAACGTGGCCAAGTTCGACATCTACGTCACCGTTTCCGGTGGTGGTGTTAGCGGTCAAGCCGGTGCGATCCGTCACGGTATCACCCGCGCTCTGATGGCCTACGACGAAACCCTGCGTGGCGCTCTGCGTCGTGCTGGCTACGTCACCCGCGACGCTCGTGAAGTTGAGCGTAAGAAAGTGGGTCTGCGTAAAGCGCGTAAGCGTCCTCAGTACTCCAAGCGTTAA
- the rplM gene encoding 50S ribosomal protein L13: MKTFTAKPETVKRDWFVVDAAGQTLGRLATEIARRLRGKHKAEYTPHVDTGDYIVVINAEQVRVTGAKTTDKMYYSHSGFPGGIKEISFDKLIAKAPERVIETAVKGMLPKNPLGRDMYRKLKVYAGAAHPHTAQQPQELKI, translated from the coding sequence ATGAAAACTTTTACTGCTAAACCAGAAACAGTAAAGCGCGACTGGTTCGTCGTCGACGCCGCTGGTCAGACCCTGGGTCGTCTGGCTACCGAAATCGCTCGTCGTCTGCGTGGCAAGCACAAAGCTGAATACACCCCTCACGTTGACACCGGCGACTACATCGTCGTTATCAACGCCGAGCAGGTACGTGTCACTGGTGCCAAAACTACTGACAAGATGTACTACTCCCACTCCGGCTTCCCAGGTGGCATCAAGGAAATCAGCTTCGACAAGCTGATCGCCAAAGCCCCTGAGCGTGTCATCGAGACCGCGGTCAAAGGCATGCTGCCTAAGAACCCGCTGGGTCGCGACATGTACCGCAAGCTGAAAGTGTACGCGGGTGCTGCTCACCCACACACTGCTCAGCAGCCTCAAGAACTGAAGATCTAA
- a CDS encoding NADP(H)-dependent aldo-keto reductase codes for MEHRKLGRTDLNVSALCLGTMTWGEQNDQAQAFEQIARAKSGGINFIDTAEMYPVPPRPETYAATERIIGNWFAANRDRDQWILASKVAGPGNGISHIRDGQLKHNRQHIVAALDESLKRLQTDRIDLYQLHWPERSTNFFGKLGYQHLPQDHFTPLEETLEVLDEQVRAGKIRHIGLSNETPWGTMKFLHLAESRGWPRAVSIQNPYNLLNRSFEVGLAEVAIREQCGLLAYSPLAFGMLSGKYENGARPAQGRLTLFSRFSRYSNPQTVAACSRYVQVAREHGLDPAQMALAFVTRQPFVTSNIIGATSLEQLDSNLASADLVLGDELLAAIEAIHQEQPNPAP; via the coding sequence ATGGAACATCGCAAGCTCGGCCGTACCGACCTCAACGTCAGCGCCCTGTGCCTGGGCACCATGACCTGGGGTGAGCAGAACGATCAGGCGCAGGCCTTCGAGCAGATCGCCCGGGCCAAGAGCGGCGGGATCAACTTCATCGACACCGCCGAAATGTATCCGGTGCCGCCGCGCCCGGAGACCTACGCCGCCACCGAGCGAATCATCGGCAATTGGTTCGCAGCCAACCGCGATCGCGACCAGTGGATCCTCGCCAGCAAGGTCGCCGGCCCCGGCAACGGCATCAGCCATATCCGTGATGGCCAGCTCAAGCACAACCGCCAGCACATCGTCGCCGCCCTGGATGAGAGCCTCAAACGTCTGCAGACCGACCGCATCGACCTGTATCAACTGCACTGGCCAGAGCGCAGCACCAACTTCTTCGGCAAGCTGGGCTACCAGCACCTGCCTCAAGATCACTTCACGCCGCTGGAAGAAACCCTCGAGGTGCTCGATGAGCAGGTGCGCGCCGGCAAGATCCGCCACATTGGCCTATCTAATGAAACGCCGTGGGGCACGATGAAGTTCCTGCACCTGGCCGAGAGCCGCGGCTGGCCACGGGCGGTGTCGATCCAGAACCCCTACAACCTGCTCAACCGCAGTTTCGAGGTGGGCCTGGCCGAGGTGGCGATTCGCGAACAATGCGGCCTGCTGGCTTACTCGCCACTGGCGTTCGGCATGCTCTCGGGTAAATACGAAAATGGCGCGCGGCCGGCGCAAGGCCGCCTGACCTTGTTCAGCCGCTTTTCCCGCTACTCCAATCCGCAGACGGTCGCAGCCTGCAGCCGGTATGTGCAGGTGGCCCGCGAGCATGGCCTGGATCCGGCACAGATGGCCCTGGCGTTCGTCACGCGTCAGCCGTTCGTGACCAGCAACATCATTGGCGCGACCAGCCTGGAGCAGTTGGACAGCAACCTGGCGAGCGCCGACCTGGTGCTCGGTGATGAGTTGCTGGCGGCGATCGAGGCGATTCATCAGGAGCAGCCTAACCCGGCGCCCTGA
- a CDS encoding GlxA family transcriptional regulator: protein MASLRYSKQLGLGLQPMFEICLVSPDGQPVDSFSNVQVPVDGGLGDADVIILPAFWDDFDNLQQRYPHVLPWLREQHARGAVLCGEASGVFWLAEAGLLDGKEATTYWRFFASFAERFPKVKLNQDKHLTDADNLYCAGGTTSACDLYIYLIERFCGANVARAVARDILYEVQRSYTPGRMGFGGQKLHQDLIILQIQHWLEEHFADKFRFEDVARNHGMSIRNFMRRFQTATGDKPLHYLQRLRIETAKGLLSSTRKSIKTISYEVGYDDASFFARLFRQHTELSPNQYRQQFMQEA from the coding sequence CTGGCCAGCCTGCGCTACAGCAAACAGCTGGGCCTGGGCCTGCAACCGATGTTCGAGATCTGCCTGGTAAGCCCCGACGGCCAGCCGGTGGACAGTTTCAGCAACGTGCAGGTGCCGGTCGATGGCGGCCTGGGCGATGCCGATGTGATCATCCTCCCGGCGTTCTGGGACGACTTCGACAATCTCCAGCAACGCTACCCACACGTCCTGCCCTGGCTACGCGAGCAACATGCGCGTGGCGCGGTACTGTGCGGCGAGGCCAGCGGCGTGTTCTGGCTGGCCGAGGCCGGCCTGCTCGATGGCAAGGAGGCAACCACCTACTGGCGCTTCTTCGCCAGCTTCGCCGAACGCTTCCCCAAGGTGAAGCTCAATCAGGACAAGCACCTGACCGACGCTGACAACCTCTATTGCGCCGGCGGCACCACCTCGGCCTGCGATCTGTACATCTATCTGATCGAGCGTTTCTGCGGGGCCAACGTCGCCCGCGCCGTGGCCCGTGACATTCTGTATGAAGTGCAGCGCAGCTATACCCCAGGGCGAATGGGGTTTGGCGGACAAAAGCTGCATCAGGACCTGATCATCCTGCAGATTCAGCACTGGCTCGAAGAGCACTTCGCCGACAAGTTCCGCTTCGAGGACGTGGCCCGCAACCACGGCATGAGCATTCGCAACTTCATGCGCCGCTTCCAGACGGCGACTGGCGACAAGCCGTTGCACTACTTGCAGCGGCTGCGCATCGAGACGGCTAAAGGCCTGCTGTCGAGCACCCGCAAGAGCATCAAGACCATCAGCTATGAGGTGGGTTACGACGATGCCAGCTTCTTTGCCCGGCTGTTCCGCCAGCACACCGAATTGTCGCCGAACCAGTACCGGCAGCAGTTCATGCAGGAAGCGTGA